One window of Candidatus Nitrospira kreftii genomic DNA carries:
- a CDS encoding Group 1 truncated hemoglobin — protein MTLSKKIVCATVAIAAAWTLSSTPSFAADRSLYERLGGQGAIQAVVTKFIGNVGADKRINGYFATTDLKKLNKLLVEQVCAASGGPCTYTGRDMKTTHKGMKVTTAAFNALVEDLVSALDTFNVPQKEKDELLSVLGPMKSDIVEVP, from the coding sequence ATGACGTTGAGCAAGAAGATCGTTTGTGCAACCGTCGCAATAGCGGCAGCATGGACTTTGAGCAGTACCCCATCATTTGCTGCGGACCGGTCGCTCTATGAGCGGCTCGGCGGGCAAGGCGCGATTCAAGCCGTTGTCACCAAGTTCATCGGTAACGTGGGAGCAGACAAGCGCATCAATGGTTATTTTGCCACCACCGATCTCAAGAAGCTCAATAAACTGCTGGTCGAGCAAGTGTGTGCGGCGAGCGGCGGCCCCTGCACATATACGGGCCGAGACATGAAGACGACCCACAAGGGCATGAAGGTGACCACGGCTGCCTTCAATGCACTGGTGGAGGACCTGGTCAGTGCACTGGATACCTTCAACGTACCGCAGAAAGAGAAAGACGAGTTACTCTCCGTTCTCGGGCCAATGAAGAGCGATATTGTTGAGGTTCCCTGA
- a CDS encoding Copper-containing nitrite reductase has protein sequence MQRFRVLTLTLGLGVLLGASGCITMPGSAGAKVHDVTFTATESEIVIDGNGTKYKAWTFNGQMPGPVVRVTEGDTVNFTLMGDKKNSFPHSMDFHAAELDFLKNYHRTVGPGETHKFSFVAKKPGVFFYHCGASPMIQHVARGMFGAIIVDPKNANAWPKADREFVLVQSELWQNPDNVQAMFDRKFDYTIFNGGIFKHHPFMPGGEPLEVKVGERVRIYFVNAGPNEFSALHPIAEIWDNVYESGNPANKFTGVQTYVVGPGSAATFDMIAESPGAYPVVTHSLTSALRGAIAVVIANENPKDYKGQLMPNTPWNP, from the coding sequence ATGCAGAGGTTTCGTGTACTCACATTAACCCTAGGACTTGGCGTCCTGTTGGGAGCCAGCGGGTGCATCACCATGCCTGGGTCCGCAGGAGCAAAGGTCCACGATGTCACATTCACCGCGACTGAATCTGAAATCGTCATCGACGGCAACGGGACGAAGTACAAGGCTTGGACCTTTAACGGGCAGATGCCTGGTCCGGTCGTCCGGGTCACCGAAGGTGATACCGTAAACTTCACCCTCATGGGCGATAAGAAGAATTCCTTTCCACATTCGATGGACTTTCATGCAGCCGAGCTCGACTTCTTGAAGAACTACCACCGTACGGTTGGACCGGGAGAAACACACAAGTTCTCATTCGTCGCGAAGAAGCCCGGCGTGTTCTTCTACCACTGCGGCGCGAGCCCAATGATCCAGCACGTCGCGCGCGGCATGTTTGGTGCCATCATCGTGGATCCCAAGAACGCAAACGCATGGCCCAAAGCCGATCGGGAATTTGTCCTGGTGCAATCCGAGCTGTGGCAGAACCCAGACAATGTGCAAGCGATGTTCGATCGTAAATTTGATTATACGATCTTCAACGGCGGTATCTTCAAACACCATCCCTTTATGCCTGGAGGAGAACCGTTGGAAGTCAAGGTGGGCGAGCGGGTACGGATCTACTTCGTGAATGCCGGTCCGAATGAATTCTCTGCTCTCCATCCGATCGCCGAAATCTGGGACAATGTCTATGAAAGCGGTAATCCAGCCAATAAGTTCACGGGAGTCCAGACTTATGTGGTCGGCCCGGGCAGCGCAGCCACGTTCGATATGATCGCTGAGTCACCGGGGGCCTATCCGGTCGTGACTCACTCATTAACGAGCGCCCTACGAGGTGCAATTGCGGTGGTGATCGCGAACGAGAATCCCAAGGACTATAAGGGCCAGTTGATGCCAAACACCCCATGGAATCCATAG
- a CDS encoding Epoxyqueuosine reductase, protein MSLRATIKQEARTMGFDAVGIASIVINTPFSAGTPQSTGSPDDGPTSLPQRLFDRLNEWIRHGYHGSMAWMERTPEKRADPRHVLPGCRSIISVGVTYLTEHRADEQPGYGRIARYAWGKDYHKVLLRRLQQLERFIREIAPAAHTRCYVDTGPIMEKAWAERAGLGWIGKHSNLVSAEHGSWLLLGEILTTLELEPDEPATDLCGSCTLCIQACPTRAITDPYVVDATRCISYLTIELRGDVTAIPHELQTGMGNKIFGCDDCLDVCPFNLRAEPTREEAFQPSHLTLSPDLKKLSELDESTFATLFQHSPIRRAKLHGLRRNATIAQRNMKGA, encoded by the coding sequence ATGTCTCTGAGAGCGACGATCAAGCAAGAAGCACGTACGATGGGATTTGATGCGGTCGGCATCGCATCTATTGTCATCAACACCCCTTTTTCGGCCGGCACACCCCAAAGCACTGGCTCGCCTGACGACGGGCCGACATCCCTGCCTCAGCGTCTCTTTGATCGTCTCAACGAGTGGATCCGGCACGGCTATCATGGAAGCATGGCGTGGATGGAACGAACCCCAGAAAAACGTGCCGACCCTCGTCATGTGCTCCCGGGCTGCCGTTCGATAATCTCGGTAGGAGTCACCTACCTCACCGAACATCGCGCCGACGAACAGCCTGGCTATGGCCGCATCGCTCGGTATGCCTGGGGGAAGGACTACCACAAGGTCCTGCTCCGCCGTCTTCAGCAACTTGAAAGATTCATTCGCGAGATAGCACCGGCCGCACATACCCGTTGCTACGTGGATACCGGCCCGATCATGGAAAAAGCCTGGGCCGAACGAGCTGGTCTCGGCTGGATCGGCAAACATTCCAATCTCGTCTCAGCCGAGCATGGCTCTTGGTTGTTACTCGGAGAGATCCTGACGACGTTGGAGCTTGAGCCCGATGAGCCGGCAACCGATCTCTGTGGGAGCTGCACACTCTGTATTCAGGCTTGCCCGACGAGGGCCATCACCGACCCCTATGTCGTCGACGCCACTCGTTGCATTTCCTACCTCACGATCGAACTTCGTGGGGATGTCACTGCCATTCCTCACGAGCTGCAAACGGGTATGGGAAACAAGATTTTCGGGTGTGATGATTGCCTTGACGTCTGTCCGTTCAACCTACGAGCTGAGCCCACTCGTGAAGAGGCCTTTCAACCATCCCATTTGACCCTCTCCCCAGACCTGAAGAAACTTTCCGAACTAGATGAATCGACTTTTGCCACACTGTTTCAACACAGCCCGATCCGACGAGCAAAGCTCCATGGGCTTCGCCGCAACGCGACCATCGCGCAACGCAATATGAAGGGAGCGTAA
- a CDS encoding hypothetical protein (conserved protein of unknown function) gives MLATRITQKEGMFYFIAYKAGELLNKVRFTSRYYFEGEEIEQAKLSEHDEVAQFIAGIERSEKGFQRVLNRQKIRQIVNFYETVVAQPMIPGTVLLFTDETLRFQKADGSDSIGHLSEPKGKYLVIDGQHRLAGLHFFHEKHPDQSAQVEVPCLLFDGRSADFATEMFVIINSTHTRINRSHLVDLYEKVSWESPEKKFAAKVVNLLYGESDSPLQYKINRLGGRSKQEKWILQSEVFNELLKVVTVHKRWIESHLGMKPDRCYALVRDYLKGVKEVMGEVWGANDRYMFTRDVTLKALIRVLDDLIVDRKLITDWEEQRSHKPFAELVKPWSPLTKEFRADGFYERFPAKGQLERVRKIHQRLLDAIVG, from the coding sequence ATGCTCGCGACGCGGATCACGCAGAAGGAGGGCATGTTCTATTTCATCGCCTATAAGGCCGGTGAACTCTTGAACAAGGTTCGGTTTACGAGCCGATATTATTTTGAGGGTGAAGAGATCGAGCAGGCTAAGCTCTCTGAACACGATGAGGTGGCGCAGTTCATTGCAGGGATCGAGCGAAGCGAAAAAGGTTTTCAGCGTGTCCTGAATCGCCAGAAGATTAGGCAGATCGTCAATTTTTATGAAACCGTCGTAGCCCAACCAATGATTCCTGGCACCGTGCTCCTCTTTACCGATGAAACGCTTCGCTTTCAAAAAGCAGACGGCTCGGATTCGATCGGCCATCTGAGCGAACCGAAGGGGAAGTATTTGGTGATCGACGGGCAACATCGACTCGCCGGGCTGCATTTTTTCCATGAAAAACATCCGGATCAAAGCGCACAGGTCGAGGTGCCGTGTCTGCTCTTCGATGGACGCAGCGCGGATTTCGCCACGGAGATGTTCGTCATCATTAACTCCACCCATACACGGATCAACCGATCGCACCTTGTAGATCTCTACGAAAAAGTGTCGTGGGAGAGTCCGGAAAAGAAATTTGCCGCGAAGGTCGTTAATCTCTTGTACGGCGAGTCAGATTCCCCACTGCAGTACAAGATCAATCGGCTCGGCGGACGGAGCAAGCAGGAAAAGTGGATTCTGCAGTCCGAGGTGTTCAATGAATTGCTGAAGGTCGTGACGGTTCACAAACGCTGGATAGAGTCCCATTTAGGCATGAAGCCCGACCGGTGCTACGCGTTGGTTCGTGATTATCTGAAGGGCGTCAAGGAAGTCATGGGCGAGGTCTGGGGAGCCAATGACCGGTATATGTTTACTCGCGATGTGACGCTCAAGGCATTGATTCGTGTGCTCGACGATCTGATCGTGGATCGTAAGCTGATCACAGATTGGGAAGAACAACGCTCGCACAAGCCGTTCGCCGAGCTCGTTAAGCCCTGGTCGCCGTTGACCAAAGAATTTCGGGCTGACGGGTTCTATGAGCGGTTTCCCGCGAAAGGTCAGCTTGAGCGGGTGCGAAAGATTCATCAACGGCTGTTGGATGCCATTGTCGGATAA
- a CDS encoding hypothetical protein (conserved protein of unknown function) gives MVALAVFLFVMRFGAGESISAETDRLEVAAESGGGVRATAQVFFPARPAVVQALLTDYPHWPALFVVRMRVAELSIRDGVATVDLRIEHSLMPGEHQLVTESRILPNGGLVTDLKGGDFKRYHRVWTLNPVEAGNRTRADFELVVEIESMVPDWLVAIAMRQELEAHFRIVKQKALEQSKR, from the coding sequence ATGGTTGCGTTGGCGGTTTTTCTCTTCGTCATGCGGTTCGGAGCAGGAGAGTCGATTTCGGCAGAGACGGACAGGTTAGAGGTCGCCGCAGAATCCGGCGGCGGCGTTCGTGCGACGGCACAGGTGTTCTTCCCAGCGAGGCCTGCTGTTGTCCAAGCGCTCCTGACTGATTACCCCCATTGGCCTGCGCTATTTGTAGTTCGGATGCGCGTGGCTGAGTTGAGTATCCGTGATGGGGTGGCTACGGTCGACCTTCGCATTGAACATTCACTGATGCCTGGAGAGCATCAGTTGGTTACAGAATCGAGAATCCTCCCGAATGGTGGTCTGGTGACTGACCTTAAGGGCGGGGATTTCAAACGTTATCATCGAGTGTGGACGCTCAATCCCGTTGAAGCGGGGAATCGGACACGCGCCGATTTTGAACTGGTCGTCGAAATCGAGTCCATGGTACCGGATTGGTTGGTGGCGATTGCGATGCGGCAGGAACTCGAGGCCCATTTTCGTATCGTCAAACAGAAGGCGTTGGAACAGTCGAAGCGGTAG
- a CDS encoding Thiamine-phosphate synthase translates to MTQNATRTNTGGAPLSGLYVLLDPSISPDRTLVDVLTASAKAGAKLFQYRNKTASMKVAYAEALALRKIAHGLGVVFIVNDRCDLALAVDADGVHLGQGDLPFQLARKVMGPDKLIGLSTHNAEQVADAVAVGPDYLGFGPIFTPGSKRDHDPVVGIEGLRAVRRLTTLPIFAIGGIGLSHIEEVVQAGADGAAVISAILQASDIQETVSDFVSRFSASASPTS, encoded by the coding sequence ATGACGCAGAATGCAACACGGACGAACACCGGAGGAGCGCCGCTATCCGGGCTCTATGTTCTCCTCGATCCCTCAATCAGTCCGGATCGTACACTTGTCGATGTCTTGACGGCCTCAGCGAAAGCTGGAGCCAAGCTGTTTCAGTACCGGAACAAGACGGCCTCGATGAAGGTTGCGTATGCGGAAGCGTTAGCACTTAGAAAGATCGCCCATGGTTTGGGCGTGGTGTTCATCGTCAATGATCGGTGCGATTTGGCATTGGCGGTGGATGCCGATGGAGTGCATCTTGGACAAGGAGATTTGCCGTTTCAACTGGCGCGAAAGGTGATGGGGCCGGACAAATTGATCGGACTGTCGACTCACAACGCTGAACAAGTGGCGGATGCGGTGGCCGTCGGACCGGATTATCTGGGCTTCGGGCCTATTTTTACGCCTGGTTCAAAGCGGGACCATGATCCGGTTGTCGGCATAGAAGGGCTGAGAGCCGTTCGTCGGCTGACAACACTGCCGATCTTTGCCATCGGCGGGATTGGGCTGAGCCATATTGAAGAGGTGGTTCAGGCAGGGGCCGATGGAGCGGCGGTCATCTCCGCCATCCTGCAGGCATCGGATATTCAAGAAACTGTCAGCGATTTCGTTTCGCGGTTTTCTGCATCAGCATCGCCAACTTCTTGA
- a CDS encoding ATP-dependent dethiobiotin synthetase BioD — MKYGVFITGTDTGVGKTLVAAALALHLKNRGRSVGAMKPIETGTLARKNSRSDAARLQSIIESEEPLGAICPYSFEPPVAPLTAAQLSDQSINPDTIRKIYQLLASRYECMVVEGVGGVHVPITRSDNVMDLVKQLRLPVVIVGRAGLGGINHALLTIDALRRKRIHMIGLVLNRTEPVRSAFARAQERSTVEILCQQAGVPVLGPLPYESGMSNRFRPAVAHLSRSTPIKKLAMLMQKTAKRNR, encoded by the coding sequence ATGAAGTATGGAGTCTTCATCACGGGAACTGACACAGGCGTGGGAAAGACATTAGTTGCAGCTGCACTCGCGCTCCATCTCAAAAATCGTGGCCGCTCAGTCGGCGCCATGAAACCGATCGAGACAGGCACCTTGGCGAGAAAAAACTCGCGGTCAGATGCAGCACGACTGCAATCCATCATAGAAAGCGAGGAGCCGCTGGGCGCAATTTGTCCCTATTCGTTTGAACCGCCGGTGGCCCCCCTGACCGCTGCACAACTGAGTGACCAATCCATCAATCCAGACACCATCAGGAAAATCTATCAGCTCCTAGCCAGTCGATATGAGTGCATGGTCGTTGAAGGAGTCGGCGGCGTGCACGTCCCTATCACGCGAAGCGACAATGTGATGGACCTGGTGAAACAGTTGCGGCTTCCGGTCGTGATTGTCGGGCGTGCGGGGCTTGGTGGGATTAACCATGCATTGTTGACGATCGACGCGCTTCGACGAAAAAGGATTCACATGATAGGTCTGGTCCTAAATCGTACCGAGCCCGTACGATCGGCTTTCGCACGTGCTCAAGAACGATCGACGGTTGAAATCCTCTGCCAACAGGCGGGCGTGCCGGTGCTCGGGCCTCTCCCCTACGAATCCGGCATGTCGAACCGCTTCCGGCCCGCAGTTGCACATCTCTCCCGATCGACACCGATCAAGAAGTTGGCGATGCTGATGCAGAAAACCGCGAAACGAAATCGCTGA
- a CDS encoding hypothetical protein (conserved protein of unknown function), whose amino-acid sequence MELSASSFPSATDQELHTTTRQAALITGASGGIGRAICEAFGKAGWYVGVHYYRNKAAADTTLRNLLHAGGTGDLYPADIREGESVRRMTDKFSSHASGSLVMICNAGIGQSTLLVRHSEEIWNNVITTNLTGTFHCLRAIGPSLISRGGGSIIVIGSHTGFHGATGQSAYATSKAGLIGLVRTAAREWGPQNIQVNLVLPGWQKTDLTEGIFPEEQGWLDHALRRPPNIQEVVGTIVHLAQLKDISGQVWNCDSRHL is encoded by the coding sequence ATGGAACTCTCAGCATCATCATTCCCCTCTGCAACTGATCAAGAGCTCCACACCACGACTCGTCAGGCAGCCCTCATTACCGGAGCTTCCGGTGGGATCGGTCGGGCCATCTGTGAGGCCTTTGGAAAAGCCGGATGGTACGTGGGCGTCCACTATTATCGCAATAAAGCGGCGGCAGATACGACATTGCGCAATCTTCTCCACGCGGGTGGAACCGGTGATCTCTATCCCGCGGATATTCGTGAAGGTGAATCCGTTCGTCGTATGACGGACAAGTTCTCTAGCCACGCATCGGGCTCACTGGTCATGATCTGTAATGCGGGAATCGGACAGAGCACCCTGCTTGTGCGTCATTCGGAAGAGATTTGGAACAACGTCATCACGACTAATCTCACCGGAACCTTTCATTGTCTACGCGCTATCGGGCCGTCATTAATCTCTCGCGGCGGAGGTTCCATCATTGTGATCGGGTCTCACACGGGGTTCCATGGCGCCACTGGCCAAAGCGCGTATGCCACCTCAAAGGCCGGACTGATCGGTCTCGTCAGGACGGCGGCCCGAGAATGGGGACCGCAGAATATTCAAGTGAACCTGGTACTACCGGGCTGGCAAAAGACCGACTTGACCGAAGGCATCTTCCCAGAAGAACAAGGCTGGCTCGATCATGCCCTGCGCCGTCCGCCGAATATTCAAGAAGTCGTCGGGACCATCGTGCATTTGGCTCAACTCAAGGATATATCAGGACAAGTATGGAACTGCGACAGCAGACATCTTTAA
- a CDS encoding hypothetical protein (conserved protein of unknown function) yields MRKRELIMLCVGMIGLGVLSGLHVGSKVAGAEETVTIEKSAEYFPDSPGSRWTYRGQISEGPLQTIELKFFTNVSTVSGTKTINGTTVTVFHDTNPGNHGPSDSFYRRDAVGIVYYGSEPGTPLEEQITPYQIFRFPLTVPSSFQQFDRSGLNFGSDMDRDGTDEKVDMQGWSSVVGLETIAVPAGTFDETIKVEARMKMQIHLSGSRHTISGSDVMTAWFAKGVGLVKYSERQELAGAREDRGVVTEISEELEEYDVKTQKASLRGFEPTTEGVFADHSADHELGQVVFPTRFRSYP; encoded by the coding sequence ATGCGGAAACGTGAACTCATCATGCTGTGTGTAGGGATGATAGGTCTAGGCGTTCTTTCTGGACTTCACGTAGGATCTAAGGTTGCGGGTGCCGAAGAAACGGTCACTATCGAGAAATCAGCGGAATATTTCCCCGACAGCCCCGGAAGCCGGTGGACGTATCGCGGTCAGATCAGCGAAGGACCTCTCCAGACGATCGAGCTGAAATTCTTCACGAACGTGTCGACGGTGTCTGGAACAAAAACCATCAACGGCACCACCGTGACGGTATTCCATGACACCAATCCCGGCAATCACGGACCATCGGATAGTTTCTATCGACGAGATGCGGTCGGCATTGTCTACTATGGGTCGGAGCCTGGAACGCCGTTGGAGGAACAGATCACTCCCTATCAGATATTTCGGTTTCCCTTAACCGTCCCATCATCATTTCAACAGTTTGATCGTAGCGGGCTCAATTTTGGGAGCGACATGGATCGTGACGGAACGGATGAAAAAGTCGATATGCAAGGTTGGAGCAGTGTGGTTGGTCTCGAAACGATCGCGGTTCCGGCTGGCACGTTTGATGAGACCATCAAAGTTGAAGCACGAATGAAGATGCAGATCCATCTCTCCGGCAGCCGTCATACCATCTCGGGAAGCGACGTGATGACGGCATGGTTCGCCAAAGGCGTCGGTCTCGTGAAGTATTCAGAGCGACAGGAGTTAGCCGGCGCGAGAGAGGATCGGGGCGTTGTGACGGAAATCTCGGAAGAACTTGAGGAGTATGACGTGAAAACACAGAAGGCCTCATTGCGTGGATTCGAACCCACGACGGAGGGTGTTTTCGCTGATCACTCGGCTGACCATGAACTGGGCCAAGTAGTCTTCCCCACCCGTTTTCGCTCCTATCCCTGA
- a CDS encoding Bifunctional protein PutA has product MTTPPSLEPAILRIGKQLAQLSAGLSPSIFDTRWWSHSAINLAMKDPSFKTRLFHFIDVLPVIEDDARVVSLAEEYFGKENSQLFGLEWGFRALTATGIGARLTGKSIRKQIEQMAKSFIAGASVEESVPVFSQLWKEGRAWSADLLGEATISEQEADHYRDQCLNALSELGQAAKAWPPSPSLEQDHLGQIPRVQLSLKISALSSRLDPIDPDGSYESVAARLRPLVDQARELSAGLIFDMEQAETKGLILDIFKRLFAEPAYRSYPHAGLALQAYHRNTERDIQNLVDWVRTRGVPITIRLVKGAYWDSDTVRYQQAGWPSPLFELKADTDRNYERLIPVLFDHVDLIRPAFGTHNLRTLAAVEAHAESRGLAPDAREYQMIFGMAEPFQQAVVKLGRRVRLYAPVGRLLPGMAYLVRRLLENTSNESFLKKEYVESQPLTQLLAPPQTSTHHPTIKTADHVRSFVNKPHSDFSQADVRDAMHAGIISVQSQLGRRWDGSTSKIGLTGSWLQSRNPCKPSEVVAQVKSAAMSDLGLIIDRAVKQWENWRRTAPDARSDILRKASTAMSRRRYELAAWEIVEIGKPWREADADVAEAIDFLRYYADEMDRLAQTTRLGDYPGELNHRLYGPRGLTAVIAPWNFPLAIPTGMVSAALVSGNPVLFKPSERSSHLGALLTDILIEAGVPVGCMTCLPGGPEIGQALVGHPQVVTIAFTGSQAVGLHILHEASRVSPGQTMIKRVIAEMGGKNAIIVDDTADLDEAITGVVASFSGYAGQKCSACSRAIVHRSVYDPFVARLREAVLSLEIGDPVEPSTRVGPVIDARAQASIQRYISSRHEEGRMLVQCPVAQEGYFVGPTVFVDIQPHHRLAQEEIFGPVLSVMKADSFIEAIRMANGTDYALTGGVYTRSPASLAIAREQFDVGNLYLNRPITGALVSRQPFGGHRFSGIGAKTGGEDYLAQFMVSRVISENTLRRGFESTQ; this is encoded by the coding sequence ATGACCACGCCGCCTTCCCTCGAACCGGCCATCCTCCGTATCGGCAAGCAGTTGGCCCAGCTCTCCGCCGGTCTGTCGCCCTCGATCTTCGATACCCGCTGGTGGTCTCATTCAGCCATCAATTTGGCAATGAAAGACCCTTCCTTCAAGACCCGTTTGTTCCACTTCATCGATGTCCTCCCCGTTATCGAAGACGATGCGCGCGTCGTCTCCCTCGCCGAAGAGTACTTTGGCAAAGAGAACAGTCAGTTGTTCGGACTGGAATGGGGTTTCAGAGCGTTGACTGCAACCGGCATCGGCGCTCGCCTAACCGGCAAATCCATCAGGAAACAGATTGAGCAGATGGCCAAAAGTTTTATTGCCGGCGCCTCGGTTGAAGAATCAGTTCCCGTCTTCTCGCAGTTATGGAAAGAAGGGCGGGCCTGGTCCGCCGATCTGCTTGGTGAAGCCACGATCAGCGAACAGGAAGCCGATCACTATCGAGATCAATGCCTCAATGCCTTGTCTGAACTCGGACAGGCCGCCAAGGCTTGGCCTCCATCCCCGTCGCTCGAGCAGGACCACTTGGGACAGATTCCTCGTGTACAGCTCTCACTGAAGATTTCAGCTCTCTCATCGAGACTGGATCCAATTGATCCCGACGGCAGTTATGAGTCGGTCGCTGCACGCCTCCGCCCGCTGGTCGACCAAGCGCGCGAACTCTCAGCGGGGCTCATTTTTGATATGGAGCAGGCAGAAACTAAAGGTCTGATCCTCGATATATTTAAGCGGCTTTTTGCCGAACCAGCCTATCGATCCTATCCCCATGCTGGTCTCGCCTTGCAGGCCTATCACCGAAACACCGAACGAGACATTCAGAACTTAGTCGACTGGGTTCGTACCCGCGGCGTGCCGATTACGATTCGACTGGTCAAAGGTGCCTACTGGGACTCCGATACCGTGCGGTATCAACAAGCCGGCTGGCCGTCTCCTCTTTTTGAGCTGAAGGCGGACACGGATCGCAATTATGAACGTCTGATTCCCGTTCTCTTCGATCATGTGGACCTGATCCGTCCCGCGTTCGGCACACATAATCTTCGTACATTGGCTGCCGTGGAAGCCCATGCAGAATCGCGTGGCCTAGCTCCCGATGCGCGAGAATACCAGATGATCTTCGGCATGGCCGAGCCGTTCCAACAGGCCGTGGTCAAACTGGGGCGTCGTGTGCGGCTCTATGCTCCCGTGGGACGATTGCTGCCCGGCATGGCCTATCTCGTGCGGCGGTTGCTGGAAAATACATCCAATGAGTCGTTCCTCAAAAAAGAGTATGTGGAGTCCCAGCCACTAACCCAGCTCCTTGCGCCCCCACAGACCTCGACCCATCATCCGACAATCAAGACGGCGGACCACGTTCGCAGCTTTGTCAATAAACCGCACAGCGACTTTTCTCAAGCCGATGTTCGCGATGCTATGCACGCAGGCATCATATCGGTTCAATCTCAACTCGGTCGGCGATGGGACGGCAGCACATCCAAGATTGGACTGACCGGCTCATGGCTGCAATCTCGAAACCCTTGTAAGCCGAGCGAGGTCGTCGCCCAAGTGAAGAGTGCAGCAATGTCCGATCTGGGCCTGATCATCGACCGGGCAGTCAAGCAATGGGAGAACTGGCGGCGCACCGCGCCAGACGCGCGATCAGATATTCTGCGCAAGGCCTCGACAGCGATGAGCCGCCGTCGCTACGAACTCGCTGCGTGGGAAATCGTTGAAATCGGCAAGCCTTGGCGCGAGGCTGATGCCGACGTCGCCGAAGCTATCGACTTTCTTCGTTACTACGCAGATGAGATGGATCGATTGGCTCAGACCACACGGTTGGGTGACTACCCAGGAGAACTGAATCATCGTCTCTATGGACCACGCGGCCTCACGGCGGTCATCGCGCCATGGAACTTTCCTCTCGCGATCCCAACCGGAATGGTCTCGGCAGCTCTGGTGAGCGGCAATCCCGTCCTCTTTAAACCTTCTGAGCGCTCATCTCACCTCGGAGCGTTACTCACCGACATCTTGATCGAAGCGGGTGTACCGGTTGGCTGTATGACGTGCCTGCCAGGGGGACCGGAGATCGGACAAGCACTCGTTGGACATCCTCAGGTGGTGACCATCGCCTTCACTGGATCACAGGCCGTGGGTCTTCATATCCTGCACGAAGCCTCTCGCGTAAGCCCAGGACAGACCATGATCAAACGAGTCATTGCCGAGATGGGTGGAAAGAACGCCATCATTGTCGATGACACGGCGGATCTCGACGAGGCGATCACGGGAGTCGTGGCGTCGTTCTCAGGATATGCGGGACAGAAATGCTCGGCCTGTTCGCGGGCGATCGTTCACCGCTCGGTCTACGACCCATTCGTCGCGCGTTTGAGAGAAGCTGTGTTGAGTTTGGAGATCGGTGATCCCGTGGAGCCTAGCACTAGAGTGGGACCGGTGATCGATGCTCGAGCGCAAGCCAGTATTCAACGGTACATTTCGAGCAGACATGAAGAAGGGCGGATGCTTGTGCAATGTCCCGTCGCTCAGGAAGGATATTTTGTCGGACCGACGGTCTTTGTCGATATCCAGCCGCACCACCGATTGGCACAAGAGGAAATATTCGGGCCGGTATTATCAGTCATGAAGGCGGATAGTTTTATCGAAGCGATACGGATGGCAAACGGGACCGACTACGCACTGACGGGTGGAGTCTATACGAGGAGTCCCGCTAGTCTTGCGATCGCCCGCGAACAGTTTGATGTGGGTAACCTGTACTTGAATCGACCAATTACCGGTGCCCTGGTCTCTCGTCAACCCTTCGGAGGGCACCGTTTCTCAGGGATAGGAGCGAAAACGGGTGGGGAAGACTACTTGGCCCAGTTCATGGTCAGCCGAGTGATCAGCGAAAACACCCTCCGTCGTGGGTTCGAATCCACGCAATGA